Part of the Xanthomonas vesicatoria ATCC 35937 genome is shown below.
CTTTTTAATTAGCGTTAGGTATTGCACGACAAATCCAAATTAACGGTTAATATATATGAAGAATTTTATGCGTTCACTTGGCTTTGGTTCTAGCCGCTCTAGCCGTTCTAGTAGCTCAAATTGGAATGAACAGCAAGCTGATAATGACGAGCAAACGCCTGCCTCAAGTCCTTCCACGAGCCCTTCCCAAACTAGCTCGGCATTTTCTGGGCTCCCGGAACGCCCACGCAAAAAAGCTATTGCGCTGGAAGAATCGCTGAATAGTTCAAATAATATTCCTTATGAAATGCGGATGTATGCGGAGGCTGCATTATCTGCCGCGAAGCATGGAAGTTCCGAAGCCATAACAAAAGCTGATGTTGAAAATAAATATTATTTAGCACATGCATATAATGAGAGATTTCCAGAGCTCCATCTTAGCTGTCACGACTCTGCCCAATCCTTTTTTTCCGAATTTATGACTTCTGAAAAGCAGGCTTGGCGATCAATCGTTCGCCTATCTCCTTCGAGCATGCATCATGCGGCGATTGACGTTAGATTTAAAGATGGGAAGCGTACGATGTTGGTAATTGAGCCAGCACTTGCTTACGGAATGAAAGACGGCGAAATTAAGGTTATGGCCGGCTATGAAACATTAGGGAAGAATGTTCAGAATTGTCTTGGTGAAAATGGAGACATGGCGGTCATCCAACTGGGTGCGCAGAAGTCTCTTTTTGATTGTGTTATTTTTTCATTGAATATGGCTCTGTGCGCTTATCAAAAAGACAGCGTTTTTGACAATCTTCACGATTGTTTAAGAAGAAACGTTCGATGCTTTTCGTCCGGGGAGAGGAAGTCCATTCTGCATAAGAATATAGAGTTCATAGAGGGCGACAAATTTTTGCCGCCCATTTTTTATAAGCATTCACACTCTAGAGGGGTTGTAGGCGAATTCATATCGAATCAGCCTGAATATGCTCATAAAAATGTGAGCACAGGACGCACCAACCCAAGTGAAGATCTTTCCGAAAGAGTAGAAAACTTTCGTGTGCGAAGAGGTGACCTAAGCTATAGCATGTCGATTGAGGCATCTCGATTGAGGAAAATTAGGAA
Proteins encoded:
- the avrBsT gene encoding type III secretion system YopJ family effector AvrBsT gives rise to the protein MKNFMRSLGFGSSRSSRSSSSNWNEQQADNDEQTPASSPSTSPSQTSSAFSGLPERPRKKAIALEESLNSSNNIPYEMRMYAEAALSAAKHGSSEAITKADVENKYYLAHAYNERFPELHLSCHDSAQSFFSEFMTSEKQAWRSIVRLSPSSMHHAAIDVRFKDGKRTMLVIEPALAYGMKDGEIKVMAGYETLGKNVQNCLGENGDMAVIQLGAQKSLFDCVIFSLNMALCAYQKDSVFDNLHDCLRRNVRCFSSGERKSILHKNIEFIEGDKFLPPIFYKHSHSRGVVGEFISNQPEYAHKNVSTGRTNPSEDLSERVENFRVRRGDLSYSMSIEASRLRKIRKTIES